The following proteins come from a genomic window of Scomber japonicus isolate fScoJap1 chromosome 4, fScoJap1.pri, whole genome shotgun sequence:
- the myt1b gene encoding myelin transcription factor 1, which yields MSVEGDDKRTRTRSKGIRVPIELVGQELSCPTPGCNGSGHISGRYSRHRSVLGCPIARKRRLEEAEAEQEQETERPASKRKSHPLKLTLDEGFSAESDASSEAEGEGEKDGKKGGEAKEQEEMEATVEEDTEEMTEDLTRDGQTNREREEMHSQQKQEEEEREEEETYQKEEKTFAADEEEECVIIEPEPGVAPPVAEDCQSPSQSAEEVANSLLHLGRVSDSAASDNAPTVAIQQPVAMETQEDVITAAERGEEVKDEQEGEMNEGAEEEEEELARRVQVSEESSVLQKEAAEEEVEEERGEDRSDHVSQENHQYINEDVHHQQISDDEEEEEEEEMAVQAQQRQNSPPEEEDEEKDEEEHREVNHILPVSDAPTAIRTITSTAAAQGTHIKSEDHRASPLEDYNSRRASPLENYNANRGSPLDKYDSHKPSPLQNYKASPPLSYSSHRASPLEDYFPNTRNENYKIHTASHDIIDVRSDNAEEKDFDDIDGDDEHDDEDSLSHRSTVTDESEMFDMTRGNLGLLEQAIALKAEQVKPVGPRELLRAPDIHHQRYFTMEDRPKHLDVLRKSYFSKESSRPEKREIKCPTPGCDGTGHVTGLYPHHRSLSGCPHKDRIPPEILAMHENVLKCPTPGCTGQGHVNSNRNTHRSLSGCPIAAAEKLSKGHDKPHLTPPGSEHLKGSPNDRVLRPMCFVKQLEVPQYGSYRPNMAPTTPRANLAKELEKYSKVSFDYASFDAQVFGKRMLAPKMTTSETSPKAFKTKPSFPKSSSPSLSLHGYGKSTSLAYDYSHDAEAAHMAATAILNLSTRCWEKPENLSTKPQNKEMDIEVDENGTLDLSMKKPIKREGSLSGTSPGVRSPDPSSSSSSSLHHGGSSGMTSPNLHTYKQEEWEGPLDYTKPNRQREEEMDEMDHTGQSFVSSDPEDCDMMQDCVEDRKYPGEVTTPSFKVKFQPKDTKKELLACPTPGCDGSGHITGNYASHRSLSGCPLADKSLRSLMAAHTPELKCPTPGCDGSGHITGNYSSHRSLSGCPRAKKSGIKTPTKDNQEDSELLNRCPVPGCDSLGHISGKYATHRSAYGCPLAARRQKEGLLNGTPFNWKAFKTEGPTCPTPGCDGSGHANGSFLTHRSLSGCPRALYAKKKAKFPGEDYLSTKFRASDVLDNDEDIKQLNKEINDLNESNNEMEADMVNLQTQISSMEKNLKTIEHENKMIEEQNEALFMELSGLSRALIRSLTNIRLPHMQEPITEQNFDSYVSTLTDMYTNKDCFQSPENKALLESINKAVKGIKV from the exons CTGCCCCACCCCTGGATGCAATGGCTCCGGCCATATCAGTGGGAGATACTCACGACACAGAAG CGTTCTGGGTTGCCCCATAGCCAGAAAACGCCGCCTAGAAGAAGCCGAGGCCGAGCAGGAACAGGAAACGGAGCGGCCGGCCTCCAAGAGGAAGTCCCACCCTCTGAAACTTACCCTGGACGAGGGCTTCAGCGCAGAGAGCGATGCCAGCAGCGAGGccgagggagaaggagagaaggatggaaagaaaggaggagaagctaaggagcaggaggagatggaggcaaCTGTAGAAGAAGACACAGAAGAGATGACAGAAGACCTGACGCGGGACGGACAGAcgaacagagagagggaagagatgCACAGTCAGCagaagcaggaagaggaggagcgggaagaagaagaaacatatcagaaggaggagaagacatTTGCAGCTGATGAAG AGGAGGAGTGCGTGATCATCGAGCCCGAGCCTGGCGTGGCGCCACCTGTGGCCGAGGATTGTCAGTCTCCTTCTCAGAGCGCAGAAGAGGTGGCCaactctctcctccacctcggACGAGTCTCTGACTCCGCTGCCAGCGACAATGCTCCAACTGTGGCCATTCAGCAgcctgttgctatggagactcAGGAGGATGTCATCACGGCAGCCGAGCGGGGTGAAGAAGTAAAGGACGAGCAGGAGGGGGAAATGAAtgagggagcagaggaggaggaggaggagttggcACGGAGAGTTCAAGTATCGGAAGAGTCATCTGTTCTGCAGAAGGAGGCAGCtgaagaggaggtggaagaggagcgTGGAGAAGACAGGAGTGACCACGTGAGCCAGGAGAACCACCAGTATATCAATGAAGATGTCCACCATCAACAGATCtcagatgatgaggaggaagaggaggaggaggagatggcgGTGCAGGCACAGCAGAGGCAGAACTCTCCaccagaggaggaagatgaggagaaagatgaggaggagcaCAGGGAGGTGAACCACATTCTGCCTGTTTCTGATGCGCCAACTGCCATCCGCACCATCACCAGCACTGCAGCAGCTCAGGGAACACACATCAAGTCTGAAGACCACAGGGCCAGTCCTCTGGAGGACTACAACTCACGCAGAGCAAGTCCCCTCGAAAACTACAACGCCAACAGAGGCAGTCCGCTCGACAAATATGACTCTCATAAACCGAGCCCGCTTCAGAACTACAAGGCCAGCCCTCCTTTAAGCTACAGCTCCCACAGGGCCAGTCCACTGGAGGACTACTTCCCCAACACCAGAAACGAGAACTATAAAATCCACACAGCCTCTCACGACATTATCGATGTGCGTTCCGATAACGCAGAAGAGAAGGACTTCGATGACATCGATGGGGACGACGAGCATGACGACGAAGACAGCCTTTCCCATCGTTCCACCGTGACGGACGAGTCAGAAATGTTCGACATGACCCGAGGGAATCTGGGCCTGCTGGAGCAAGCCATCGCCCTGAAAGCAGAGCAGGTGAAACCAGTCGGGCCCAGGGAGCTGCTCCGCGCCCCGGATATCCACCACCAGCGATACTTCACCATGGAGGACAGGCCCAAGCACCTGGACGTCCTCCGCAAGAGCTACTTCAGCAAAG AGAGCAGTAGGCCAGAGAAGAGGGAGATCAAGTGTCCCACCCCGGGGTGTGATGGGACGGGTCACGTGACCGGTCTTTACCCCCACCATCGCAGCCTGTCAGGCTGTCCTCACAAGGACAGGATTCCCCCCGAGA TCCTGGCCATGCATGAGAATGTGCTGAAGTGTCCCACTCCCGGCTGTACCGGACAGGGCCATGTTAACAGCAACCGTAACACACACCGCAG TCTTTCTGGATGCCCCATTGCAGCTGCGGAGAAGCTGTCCAAGGGCCACGATAAGCCACATCTCACTCCGCCGGGCAGCGAGCACCTCAAAGGAAGTCCCAACGACAGAGTGTTAAG gCCCATGTGCTTCGTCAAGCAGCTCGAGGTGCCCCAATACGGCAGCTACAGGCCCAACATGGCGCCCACCACGCCTCGCGCCAACCTGGCCAAGGAGCTGGAGAAGTACTCCAAGGTGTCCTTCGATTATGCAAGCTTTGACGCTCAAGTGTTCGGGAAGCGCATGCTTGCTCCAAAGATGACCACCAGCGAAACCTCACCTAAAGCCTTCAAAa CTAAGCCCTCATTCCCCAAGTCATCGTCGCCTAGCCTGAGTCTCCACGGTTACGGGAAGAGCACCTCCTTGGCCTACGACTACTCCCATGACGCCGAGGCCGCTCACATGGCCGCCACCGCCATCCTCAACCTGTCCACTCGCTGCTGGGAGAAACCCGAGAACCTCAGCACCAAACCCCAAAACAAG gaaATGGACATTGAGGTGGATGAGAACGGCACTTTGGACCTCAGTATGAAGAAGCCCATCAAACGAGAGGGCAGTCTGTCTGGCACCAGCCCCGGGGTTCGCTCCCCAGAcccttcttcctcatcctcatcctcgcTCCATCACGGTGGTAGCAGTGGGATGACATCACCCAACCTACACACCTACAAGCAGGAGGAGTGGGAGGGACCTCTGGATTACACCAAACCCAACCGccaaagggaggaggaaatggaCGAG ATGGACCACACCGGTCAGTCGTTTGTCTCGTCCGACCCAGAGGACTGTGACATGATGCAGGACTGTGTTGAGGACAGGAAGTACCCAGGAGAGGTCACAACCCCGAGCTTCAAAGTAAAATTCCAGCCTAAGGACACCAAGAAAGAGCTGCTGGC GTGCCCTACACCCGGTTGCGACGGCAGCGGCCACATCACTGGAAACTATGCATCCCATCGCAG TCTGTCTGGGTGTCCTCTCGCTGATAAGAGCCTTCGGTCCCTCATGGCAGCCCACACCCCTGAACTCAA ATGTCCCACTCCAGGATGTGACGGCTCAGGTCATATCACAGGAAACTACTCCTCGCACAGAAg tctctCTGGGTGCCCGCGTGCCAAGAAAAGTGGAATTAAAACTCCTACCAAGGACAACCAGGAGGACTCCGAGCTTTTAAA CAGATGCCCCGTGCCGGGTTGCGACAGCCTAGGTCACATCAGCGGGAAGTACGCCACGCACCGTAGCGCCTACGGGTGTCCTCTGGCCGCCCGCAGACAGAAGGAGGGTCTGCTCAACGGCACTCCCTTCAACTGGAAAGCCTTCAAGACAGAAGGGCCCACCTGCCCCACGCCTGGATGTGACGGCTCCGGACACGCTAACGGAAGCTTCCTCACACACCGCAG CCTCTCAGGATGCCCTAGAGCCTTGTATGCCAAGAAGAAGGCTAAGTTTCCCGGGGAGGACTACCTGAGCACCAAGTTCAGAGCCAGTGATG TTCTGGACAATGACGAGGACATCAAGCAGCTCAACAAAGAGATTAACGACCTCAACGAATCCAACAATGAAATGGAGGCTGACATGGTCAACCTGCAGACTCAG ATCTCATCCATGGAGAAGAACCTGAAGACCATTGAGCACGAGAACAAGATGATCGAGGAGCAGAACGAGGCTCTGTTCATGGAGCTGTCAGGTCTCAGTCGCGCCCTCATCCGCAGCCTGACTAACATACGACTTCCGCACATG CAggagccaatcacagagcagaacTTTGACAGCTACGTGAGCACCCTGACCGACATGTACACCAACAAGGACTGCTTCCAGAGCCCGGAGAACAAGGCTCTGCTGGAGAGCATCAACAAAGCCGTGAAGGGCATCAAAGTCTGA
- the LOC128357258 gene encoding protein-L-isoaspartate O-methyltransferase domain-containing protein 2, with protein MGGAVSAGEDNDDLIDNLKEAYYIRSDLVERAFRAIDRADYYLDEYRDNAYKDLAWRHGNIHLSAPCIYSEVMEALDLHPGLSFLNLGSGTGYLSTMVGLILGPFGVNHGIELHADVIEYAYQKLDSFIKTSDSFDKFEFCEPSFVVGNCLEIPPESRQYDRVYCGAGVQKDHEDYMKNLLKVGGILVMPLEEKLTKITRTGPNSWETKKIISVSFAPLVLPKHSTNGKPKTAPLPKYEVRTLQELARICIRHTLRVTTDGGDSQSRGRGSSFSVGRGLAVAGLHKYGPRFKRRRVHRRHCNALVLATRQVVASSGIAVAQLDNNNNQGGRAEDEEEVAVGERETRRQMRGSGGGRRAGRGERVVEEEETVEEEDEEEEQEEEEEKETGELLRPQPAVNVLRERILGLPLPEPLKMYLLYYREK; from the exons ATGGGTGGAGCTGTGAGTGCCGGTGAGGACAACGACGATTTGATTGACAACCTGAAGGAGGCTTACTACATCCGCTCTGACCTGGTGGAGCGGGCTTTCAGAGCTATAGACCGCGCTGACTATTACCTGGATGAATACAGAGATAACGCTTACAAG GACTTGGCTTGGCGGCATGGAAACATCCACCTGTCTGCTCCGTGTATCTACTCTGAGGTGATGGAGGCTCTGGATCTCCACCCTGGTCTCTCCTTCCTCAACCTTGGCAGTGGGACTGGCTACCTCAGCACCATGGTCGGCCTCATATTGG GACCATTTGGGGTGAATCATGGGATCGAGCTACATGCAGATGTCATAGAGTACGCCTACCAGAAGCTTGATTCCTTCATCAAAACCAGTGACAGCTTTGATAA ATTTGAGTTCTGCGAGCCGTCCTTTGTGGTGGGAAACTGTCTGGAGATTCCTCCAGAGAGCCGTCAGTATGACCGGGTGTACTGTGGGGCTGGGGTGCAGAAGGACCACGAGGACTACATGAAGAACCTGCTGAAGGTGGGGGGCATCCTGGTGATGCCTCTGGAGGAAAAG TTGACCAAGATCACACGTACAGGACCAAACAGCTGGGAGACCAAAAAGATCATCTCTGTGTCCTTCGCTCCTCTTGTGCTGCCCAAACACAGCACCAACGGCAAACCCAAGACCGCCCCGCTGC CAAAGTACGAGGTCCGGACGTTACAGGAGCTGGCTCGCATCTGTATCCGCCACACCCTCAGAGTCACCACGGACGGAGGAGACAGTCAATCTCGCGGCAGGGGTTCCTCCTTCAGCGTGGGCAGGGGTCTGGCTGTGGCCGGCCTCCACAAGTATGGCCCTCGCTTCAAACGCCGGCGCGTCCACCGGCGCCACTGCAATGCCCTGGTCCTCGCCACACGCCAGGTGGTGGCCAGCAGCGGCATCGCCGTCGCCCAActggacaacaacaacaatcaggGAGGGAGAgcggaggacgaggaggaggtggcGGTGGGGGAGAGGGAGACGAGGCGGCAGATGAGGGGGAGCGGCGGCGGCAGGAGGgcggggagaggggagagagtggtggaagaggaggagacggtggaggaggaggatgaagaggaggaacaggaggaggaggaggagaaggagacgGGGGAGCTGCTGCGACCCCAGCCAGCCGTTAACGtgctgagagagagaatacTGGGCCTGCCGCTGCCTGAGCCTCTGAAGATGTACCTGCTGTACTACAGAGAGAAATGA